The Niastella koreensis GR20-10 genome includes a window with the following:
- a CDS encoding transketolase: MNKQQLEQKSVEYRKKILKYIVGAKAGHTGGSLSCTDILNVLYNHALKVSPQTFTSPDRDRYIQSKGHCVEALFVVLADKGFFPEEHLETLCQYKSHYIGHPTRKVKGVEQNTGALGHGLPISVGNAIAAKLDKRDYKVYTLMGDGELPEGSNWEAALTAAHYKLDNLCAIVDKNTLQITAPTAEVCNTDPLDEKWKAFGWAVKEVDGHDIDALKAAFDSLPFEPGKPSVIIAHTVKGKGVSFMENNLKWHHGVPSKEEYALALSELDNSMAKAVV; this comes from the coding sequence ATGAACAAACAACAACTGGAGCAAAAGTCTGTCGAGTACAGAAAAAAGATCCTCAAGTATATAGTGGGGGCTAAAGCCGGTCATACCGGTGGCAGCCTGTCGTGTACCGATATCCTGAACGTGTTGTACAACCATGCGTTGAAGGTATCGCCACAAACCTTTACTTCGCCCGACAGGGACCGGTACATTCAAAGCAAGGGGCATTGTGTGGAAGCGTTGTTTGTAGTGCTGGCCGATAAAGGATTTTTTCCGGAAGAACATTTGGAAACGCTTTGTCAGTATAAATCGCATTACATCGGTCACCCTACGCGTAAAGTAAAGGGGGTAGAACAAAATACCGGCGCCCTGGGTCATGGCTTACCCATTTCCGTGGGAAACGCCATTGCCGCCAAACTGGACAAACGCGATTATAAAGTATATACCCTCATGGGCGATGGAGAATTGCCCGAAGGCTCCAACTGGGAAGCGGCTTTAACCGCAGCGCACTACAAGCTCGATAACCTGTGCGCCATCGTAGATAAAAATACCTTGCAGATCACTGCGCCTACGGCAGAAGTATGTAATACCGATCCGTTGGATGAAAAATGGAAAGCGTTTGGCTGGGCCGTAAAGGAAGTAGACGGACACGATATAGACGCATTGAAAGCAGCCTTCGACAGCCTGCCGTTTGAACCCGGTAAACCCAGTGTGATCATTGCCCATACCGTAAAAGGCAAGGGCGTGAGCTTTATGGAGAATAATTTGAAGTGGCACCATGGGGTACCTAGTAAAGAAGAGTATGCGTTGGCGTTGAGTGAGCTGGATAATAGCATGGCAAAGGCAGTTGTTTAA
- a CDS encoding DeoR/GlpR family DNA-binding transcription regulator, whose product MLANQRREKILEMLREDGSAKVGDLARIFKVTEVTIRQDLEKLEKEEMVIREHGGAYLKNIGNHVNEFYVAHSELQTAAKEKIAAKCLEFIESGDTIILDSGSTVTEIARKLKGFRNLTVITNALNIAMMLGTEPGIEVVMTGGEFKPPTLSLTGQKAADFFKGINVSKLFLATAGISLKSGLTYPSLSDIIVKKAMIEAAETTYLVADSSKIGKNAFASLGALSLINYIITDDGIDDKDRKLFEEHEIELIVAS is encoded by the coding sequence ATGTTAGCTAATCAAAGGCGGGAGAAAATTCTCGAAATGCTCCGTGAGGACGGTTCGGCAAAAGTGGGTGACCTGGCGCGGATCTTCAAAGTAACCGAAGTGACCATCCGCCAGGATCTGGAAAAGTTGGAGAAAGAAGAAATGGTGATCCGCGAACATGGCGGCGCCTATTTGAAAAATATCGGGAACCACGTAAACGAGTTTTATGTGGCCCACTCGGAATTACAAACAGCAGCCAAAGAAAAGATCGCTGCCAAATGCCTCGAGTTCATTGAAAGCGGCGACACCATCATTCTCGATTCCGGTTCAACCGTAACCGAGATCGCGCGTAAATTAAAAGGGTTCAGAAACCTGACGGTAATCACCAACGCCCTGAACATTGCCATGATGCTGGGAACCGAACCAGGCATAGAAGTAGTAATGACCGGCGGTGAATTTAAACCTCCCACCTTATCGCTGACCGGTCAAAAAGCAGCCGACTTTTTTAAAGGCATCAATGTTTCCAAGCTCTTTTTAGCTACAGCGGGCATTTCCCTGAAATCGGGATTGACCTACCCCAGCTTAAGCGATATTATAGTAAAGAAAGCCATGATAGAAGCGGCCGAAACCACTTACCTGGTGGCCGATTCTTCCAAAATAGGAAAGAACGCCTTTGCCAGTTTAGGCGCGTTGTCGCTTATTAATTACATCATTACCGATGATGGCATTGATGACAAAGACAGAAAACTGTTTGAAGAACACGAAATCGAACTCATAGTAGCCAGTTAA
- a CDS encoding L-fucose/L-arabinose isomerase family protein, with protein sequence MKTAKTTLGVIIGNRDFFPDKLVAEARTEIVALFEKLNITPILLTDADTKLGGVETFKEAQRCADLFKKHAADIQGILVVLPNFGDEKGVAETIKLANLNVPVLVQGYPDDLKKMDVVNRRDAWCGKISVCNNLYQFGIKYSLTTKHVVSPSDESFIADLQHFIAVCRVVKGMRNVRIGAVGARPGAFNTVRYSEKILQRNGISVTTVDLSEILGNANKLTADHARVKEKLEGIKAYTPTGKTPNDKLVQIAKLDVVLADFMAENALDATAIQCWTSLQQNYGCNVCTNMSMMSENMLPSACEVDVTGTLSMYAMQLASGTPSALVDWNNNYADDDSKCVLFHCGNWAKSFLPDIQISTAPILGTSVGVENTYGALDGRTPASPLTFGRISTDDSQGIIKAYVGEGELTNDALNTFGNRAVARINNLQGLMQYVCRNGFEHHVVMNASKTAGILTEAFDNYLGWKVYTHA encoded by the coding sequence ATGAAGACTGCTAAAACAACGCTCGGTGTTATCATTGGAAACAGAGATTTTTTTCCTGATAAATTAGTGGCCGAAGCACGCACCGAAATTGTTGCCCTGTTTGAAAAACTGAACATCACGCCCATCTTATTAACTGATGCCGATACCAAATTGGGTGGCGTGGAAACTTTTAAAGAAGCGCAGCGTTGCGCCGATCTGTTTAAAAAACATGCTGCCGATATCCAGGGTATCCTGGTGGTGTTGCCCAACTTCGGTGACGAAAAAGGTGTGGCCGAAACCATCAAGCTGGCTAACCTCAACGTACCCGTGCTGGTGCAGGGTTATCCCGATGACCTGAAGAAAATGGATGTAGTGAACAGAAGGGATGCCTGGTGCGGAAAGATCTCTGTTTGCAATAACTTATATCAATTTGGAATAAAATACTCCCTTACTACCAAACATGTGGTAAGCCCCTCTGACGAATCGTTTATTGCCGATCTTCAACATTTCATTGCCGTGTGCCGGGTTGTAAAAGGTATGCGCAATGTACGTATCGGTGCTGTAGGCGCCCGTCCAGGCGCCTTCAATACCGTGCGCTACAGCGAAAAGATCCTGCAGCGCAATGGCATCTCCGTTACCACGGTTGACCTGTCTGAAATTTTAGGCAACGCCAACAAATTAACAGCCGACCATGCCCGCGTAAAAGAAAAACTGGAAGGTATTAAAGCATATACCCCAACGGGTAAAACGCCTAATGATAAGCTGGTGCAAATTGCCAAGCTGGATGTGGTGCTGGCCGATTTTATGGCCGAGAACGCACTCGACGCCACCGCTATTCAATGCTGGACCTCCCTGCAGCAAAACTATGGTTGCAATGTGTGTACCAACATGAGCATGATGAGTGAGAACATGCTGCCAAGCGCCTGTGAAGTGGATGTTACCGGAACCTTAAGCATGTATGCCATGCAGTTAGCATCCGGCACTCCCAGCGCCCTGGTTGACTGGAACAACAACTACGCCGATGACGATTCCAAATGCGTACTGTTCCATTGTGGTAACTGGGCCAAATCATTCCTGCCCGATATCCAGATCAGCACGGCGCCCATCCTGGGTACCTCAGTAGGGGTTGAAAATACTTACGGTGCACTGGATGGCCGTACGCCTGCTTCGCCATTGACATTTGGCAGAATCAGTACCGACGACAGCCAGGGCATTATTAAAGCCTATGTAGGTGAAGGTGAGCTCACCAACGATGCATTGAACACCTTTGGTAACCGCGCCGTTGCCCGGATCAATAACCTGCAGGGCCTTATGCAGTATGTATGTAGAAATGGCTTCGAGCACCATGTGGTGATGAATGCGTCTAAAACAGCGGGTATTTTAACAGAGGCATTTGATAATTATTTGGGATGGAAGGTGTATACACATGCTTAG